Proteins from a single region of Oreochromis niloticus isolate F11D_XX linkage group LG7, O_niloticus_UMD_NMBU, whole genome shotgun sequence:
- the hcar2 gene encoding proteinase-activated receptor 3, with amino-acid sequence MEVFYVNSSLLFISHRPLNSTAVEKTVFESCRNMPAVLIWYLSLQFANMFLGIPANVTVLWLIHKNKRDSSTSDIFILHLAVLDVLFCLIPPLELVNLVFLTTTTSTWYVLRFFYGMKDSSPLFLSCICLDRYMAVVHPIIFTKLKDRLHRAVLAIVVWVIILAYAAAKCAGNIVNFDRVFTVMILGAFAFMVYCNVAILWVLRQSRPGGDAMHPVKKKAFKMVLIILAIIVFNYFPPVALFPFKEYFSPDVFRCYIHYIAFGLMDFSSTIQPVLYLSKEGLPWRITCSQRSNT; translated from the coding sequence ATGGAGGTTTTCTATGTCAATTCGTCTCTGCTCTTCATCTCTCACAGACCGCTCAACTCCACTGCGGTTGAGAAGACAGTGTTCGAGTCCTGCAGAAACATGCCAGCCGTACTTATCTGGTATCTGAGCCTGCAGTTCGCTAACATGTTCCTAGGCATCCCAGCCAATGTCACAGTGCTGTGGCTCATCCACAAGAACAAACGCGACTCTTCCACCTCTGACATCTTCATCCTTCATCTGGCAGTTTTGGACGTCCTCTTCTGTCTCATCCCGCCCCTGGAGCTCGTAAACCTCGTCTTCCTCACCACGACCACCAGCACCTGGTACGTCCTGCGCTTCTTCTACGGCATGAAAGACTCCTCGCCCCTCTTCCTCTCCTGCATCTGCCTGGACCGCTACATGGCCGTGGTCCACCCCATCATCTTCACTAAGCTCAAGGACCGTCTGCACAGGGCAGTCCTGGCCATTGTGGTCTGGGTGATCATTCTGGCCTACGCGGCTGCCAAATGCGCAGGAAACATCGTTAACTTCGATAGGGTCTTCACGGTGATGATCCTCGGAGCGTTCGCCTTCATGGTGTACTGCAACGTAGCGATCCTCTGGGTGCTGAGGCAGTCGCGGCCTGGCGGAGATGCCATGCATCCCGTGAAGAAGAAAGCCTTCAAGATGGTCCTCATTATCCTGGCCATCATAGTGTTCAACTACTTCCCACCTGTCGCACTCTTCCCCTTCAAAGAGTACTTTTCCCCCGATGTGTTTCGCTGCTATATTCACTACATCGCCTTCGGCTTGATGGACTTCAGCAGCACCATTCAGCCTGTGCTGTATCTTTCTAAGGAAGGGCTGCCATGGAGGATCACCTGCAGCCAGAGGAGCAACACTTAA
- the LOC100702488 gene encoding zinc finger protein 397 — protein sequence MWSFYKKFYNIGSTAVLLQYYSIIIAPTSTFVAVKETLTNTNSQLPSTPAGALQTWEPSYKQNRPLLAVSALFVPHTAAGSHTPTFTQRLSALRKHTSGEVCAAVSAQATMAKTGDLKTFLESSLNEIFKATVSDILDSVDRTLSEYQGTIQRIESENEGLKRLLFSQTSTEFAPGDLHEEEANENFSAAEWGSHPNGMFKVSIYSSDKKSVKRKSKEKMGGGLPPSTLFLQTNHTVQHLCVNSTGMETGISIKSDLDESQAIDLSQASALLNLTLKPIKNESTEVRCDSHDEYAHQQPSPGPRHDCGGDEGDVKVTIVSDQYMQDGQFIKTEEEEQNGDSFPQRELRYASKNYPEAEEDSAAGRRHVSEPEAVTPKGDNLPAVPVEEFLEVCDNFLRCPTCPKTFSRATSLNIHIKTHSGEKAHSCSYCGKCFSRADLLKAHKRTHTGERPYSCNLCSKTYAHPSQLRIHKRIHTGEKPYCCSHCGKRFNEHNQLKVHLRTHTGERPYGCQECGKTFSNAGNLRIHERIHTGEKPYCCAQCGKRFNGLGDLKTHYRIHTGERPYSCELCKKTFSQAGHLTIHMRMHTGERPYSCNECGKKFTVASSLKLHQRTHTGEKEYSCSYCSKSFSRSGHLKRHELVHTKEKVFLCSQCGKTYTDQSSLKKHLKMHVTKEQEAQIKGGACGAERNSDRPAASETLSDTLRN from the exons ATGTGGAGTTTCTACAAAAAATTTTACAATATTGGCTCTACTGCAGTATTATTACAGTATTACAGTATTATTATTGCTCCTACAAGTACGTTTGTTGCGGTTAAAGAGACtttaacaaacacaaacagtcaaTTGCCCTCCACACCAGCAGGGGCGCTACAAACCTGGGAGCCGTCGTACAAGCAGAATCGTCCTCTACTCGCTGtctctgctttgtttgttccgcACACGGCAGCAGGGTCGCACACACCCACTTTTACCCAGAGACTTTCAGCCTTGCGCAAACACACATCTGGTGAAGTGTGTGCAGCTGTGTCCGCTCAGGCTACAATGGCCAAGACCGGGGATCTGAAAACGTTCCTAGAGTCTTCACTGAATGAGATTTTTAAAGCCACAGTGAGCGACATCCTGGACTCAGTGGACCGGACCCTGTCCGAGTACCAGGGCACAATACAAAGGATCGAGTCTGAAAACGAGGGCCTGAAGCGGCTGCTTTTTTCACAGACGAGCACAGAGTTTGCACCTGGAG ATCTACATGAAGAAGAGGCCAATGAAAACTTTTCAGCTGCAGAATGGGGGAGTCATCCCAATGGTATGTTCAAGGTGTCCATATACAGCAGTGACAAGAAGAGCGTCAAGAGGAAGAGCAAAGAAAAGATGGGGGGGGGTTTGCCACCTTCAACCCTTTTTCTGCAGACTAACCACACAGTACAGCATCTGTGCGTGAACTCAACAGGTATGGAAACTGGGATATCCATAAAGTCAGATTTGGATGAAAGCCAGGCTATTGATCTCTCTCAGGCGTCAGCGCTTCTGAATTTGACATTGAAGCCAATTAAAAATGAGAGCACAGAGGTCAGGTGTGACAGTCATGACGAATACGCACATCAGCAGCCATCCCCGGGGCCCAGGCATGACTGCGGTGGTGATGAAGGCGATGTTAAAGTCACCAttgtttcagatcaatacatgCAGGACGGTCAGTTCATaaagacagaggaagaggagcagaacgGGGACAGTTTCCCCCAGCGTGAACTGAGGTATGCATCAAAAAATTACCCAGAAGCAGAGGAGGATTCAGCGGCAGGGAGGAGGCATGTGTCTGAGCCAGAAGCAGTGACGCCTAAAGGAGACAATTTACCTGCTGTTCCTGTAGAGGAGTTTTTAGAAGTTTGTGACAACTTTTTGCGTTGTCCCACCTGTCCCAAAACGTTTAGTCGAGCGACCTCGCTCAACATCCACATCAAGACCCACAGCGGCGAGAAGGCTCACAGCTGCAGCTACTGCGGAAAATGCTTCAGCCGGGCCGACCTCCTCAAAGCCCACAAACGCACTCACACGGGAGAAAGACCCTACAGCTGCAATCTGTGCAGTAAAACCTACGCCCACCCCAGCCAGCTCCGGATACACAAACGCATACACACCGGAGAGAAGCCATATTGTTGCTCGCACTGTGGGAAGCGCTTCAACGAGCACAACCAGCTGAAAGTCCACCTGCGGACCCACACCGGGGAGAGGCCATACGGCTGCCAGGAGTGCGGCAAAACATTCAGCAACGCGGGAAACCTGCGCATCCACGAGCGGATCCACACCGGTGAGAAGCCGTATTGCTGCGCCCAGTGTGGTAAGAGGTTCAACGGCCTGGGTGACCTGAAAACACATTACaggatccacactggagagaggcCGTACAGCTGCGAGCTGTGCAAAAAGACCTTCAGCCAGGCGGGCCACCTCACCATCCACATGCGGATGCACACGGGGGAAAGACCGTACAGCTGCAACGAGTGCGGCAAGAAGTTTACAGTGGCCAGCAGCCTTAAACTGCACCAGAGGACTCACACAGGCGAGAAGGAGTACAGCTGCTCATACTGCAGCAAGAGCTTCAGCAGGTCCGGTCACCTGAAGAGACATGAGCTGGTCCACACCAAGGAGAAGGTCTTCCTCTGCAGTCAGTGCGGGAAGACCTACACTGACCAGTCCTCCCTGAAGAAGCACCTGAAGATGCACGTAACAAAAGAGCAGGAGGCTCAGATCAAAGGAGGCGCATGTGGAGCTGAAAGGAACTCGGACCGACCCGCAGCCTCAGAGACACTTTCAGACACTCTTAGAAATTAA